In Dermacentor silvarum isolate Dsil-2018 chromosome 10, BIME_Dsil_1.4, whole genome shotgun sequence, the genomic stretch CAACCTACTTATAGTGACTAGCTTCCTGTGGGGCAAGAGAGCGCAAGAAAGCGAATATGGCAAAACCACCTATGAAATGGGTGATTAGAATATCTATTGTGCCACTACCTGGGGCCTTGCCACAACCTTGTTGGAATGTTAGACTTCGTGGCCCATTAAATCTCGCACCTGGGAACGTTAATACAGGTTTGCTGTGTGCTTGTTGCTAAACCTTTTCTCTTATTGCATCCCGTTGCTGGATTGCGTAGCTGGACTGTCCTGCTGCCATGGAACGAATTCGTGAGGACAGGCCCATCACCATCAAGGATGACAAAGGCAACACAAGCAAATGCATTGCTGACATTGTGTCGGTAAGAGTGGTGCCAAGGCAGCGCATGAAATAATGCTTCTCTCTGTAGAAATGTCAAGTTTACAGAAGCAAACGTCAAGCTAAAGCCTGTGTACGGGTTTCTGGCCTAAATGGGCCTTCTGTGAGATGTTCTAGAAGGATGACACAAATACAATGAACAAAATTGTTGAAAGACAAGCTATTTCACATTATGTAAAGGTTGTAACAATTCAGGGTTATGGGCCAGTTGATGTGTCGTTCTGAAAGACAtgcatggtgttgggctgctgagcactaggtcgcgggataaggacaaaatgcgaaaacacccgtgtacttagatttcggtgctcgctaaagaacccctggtggtccgaatttcccgagtcccccactgcggcgtgcctcataatcagatcgtgattttggcacgtaaaaccccataatttttttttttctgaaagacaTGCAGTGCTGATACACAGGTCGCTTGAGGGGAGGCAGTGCAACACACATGTTGTCCCCCACTTTTCTCGTACTGTTTGTCTGTACCTCTTGGCATATGGAAACAAAATTTAGACATTTTCTATGTTATTAGTACAAAATAAGACTAAATGCAGCAGTGGTGTGTAGCTATCAGCTTCATTCTTTTACTGATCACTTAACACACTTAACTCTTCCTTGCCTTTATCTTATTGTCTATGCATTGCAAATACACTTCGTTGCCAACTGCTGGCCTTTTTCTTTCAGCTGTTCATCACAATCATTGATAAGTTACGCCTGGAGATCAAATCTATGGATGAGGTGAGCTGGTGATTTAGGTGCTTTTACAAACTTGGGGGTTAATCATCACTTTGCCTCTTTACGTCTTGCAGCTGCAACCAGACCTAAGAGAGTTGAGTGAGACCATGAGCCGGCTCAGTCTCATACCTGCCAGCTTTGAAGGCAAAGCCAAGGTAGATGAATGGTAAGCAATGTACTTTGAAATAAAAACTTACCTGATAtctttcttgcaaaaaaaaaaaaagaagaaagactgTTGGTATAGACTTGTAGTTTCATTTAATGATtctcagcagcagcagtagttgTTATTAAAAGGGGAGTTGACATGGCGATAATCAAATTGTCTGTGTCAGTTGAAGCATGAAATATGTGTCTAAAGGTTTTTCAACAAAATGATATAGCTAAAGCTATAGTTAAGTTAAAGCTAAAGGGATGCCGTTCATAAGCAACAAAAAACACAATACATTTCGGTACCCTTTATTGAGTTACAATGAGTTATTGGGTGGGGCAACAGACCTGCACGAGCATACTTCTGGTGCTGTCTTTCAAGATGGGGTTGTTTAAACCGTCTTAGTAATCAAAACCTTGAGAATTTAAGCACGTAAATACCTCTGTGGCAGGAACAAGTCACCtgtgaaaaaaaatatacagtAGAACATTTATGTTAATATTCTGCTTGTACGACATGTTAAATATCCACTTTGTTCATTCTTAGCAAATCCACATGCATGCCTCATTTTACTAGCATAATCTAGGCCTCATTACATCTCTGGAACTTTCTCACCAAACGTTGGCGCTGGGAAATCGTACATAATGGTATcagtgaggttctactgtattgtgCAACACTACATGCAAACTACATAAGTGCCATGACAATGGTACTTGGTGGATTTGTATCACCTCGGCAAAAACACAACACATTTTTCAATTTTTGTCTAGAAAGCACTGTTACTACGCAGATCACGTTGTATCTGATACACAAGAAAAGAACACCAGGTGACTTAAAGTAGTGTTCTGAGAGAGCAAGACATATCCATTCAAAGAGTCAACCCTTTTTAGTCAAAATATTTTAGATGGCCGACAATTTCTACTGTAAAGCTTGCGTTCAGTTCCTGTAGGCTAGCCCATGCTTTGTGGATGCACCGCACTCCAAGTCATGTCTCTTACCAAGTGCTATTGTTGCTCATTACCATGATGAACTAGGCTGCAGACCATGTCGTCAATGGCCGCTTCGGATGAGCTGAATGAAAGCCAAGTGCGCCAACTCATCTTTGACTTGGAATCTTCGTACAATGCCTTCAACAGGATCCTGCACAACTCTACGTGACTGTCATATAGCAAGAGAGCAATAAATGTAATCGTGCTTTGTTTCATGAACCAACAATTTGTTGATCTCTCTGAGAGTCTGTTGCAAGTATGATTTAGCATGTAGTCTATGTTCATTTGAGACTTCCTTTAAGGCCGTTAATGCATTGGATTTCACACATCAAAACGTAATGTTAGAAATGTAGCTGCAGAATTGTGGTATTTTGGGTTCTCATCACCACTGTTCAGTCTAAAGGggcctgaaacacttttctaactaaacATAGAATGACATCACTATTAAATGACGTCACCTTATGAATCTTCTGCTGCAAGAAACTTGAATCCTTGAAGCACAAGCAAAGTTAGATGTTAAGACCGATCAGCCACTTTCTTTCTCCTAGTGCACTAGTGGAAACTAGTGCACTAGAAGCTACACAGGGGAGACTGCAAGTGGGTGCGAGGTAGCAATGCCCCGCTGGCTCCTTCCAAAGGCTGACTGGGAGACAGTTCGTGGCGGCATGCCATGCTtttcgtctcggaggccacatgCATCAGACGCAGCTACGCCATAGCAACGTGCGACTGTCGTGTTTAGACTGGCGGCACAGAGATGAAAttgtttttctgttctttttgagATGACAAACATATATACTTTTGATAGATTTAATGCAAATGAGCAATAactattactgagaatgttctcgtgatcacgaaatcagccaatagctgtgggtccagctgcttgtgATGGTGATGCATGACAATTCAAAGGAGAGAGCAAACGATCTTTCAGtgcttttgacacgagattgtaaattccctgctgcatgcagtgcgaTATGTGGCTCACATGTTCAtaggagcctcgttaacagatcGGCAACTTTTTCTTACTGTTCTAAAgaaagttagcgtagcttgcactagaggcgcaatgatagggagacagcggagctgatgggtgcctagctagtcctggcttttgagctaggctaagcactacgaagtcatccccagcatttcctggaatgTATTGAtttgtcgattggctatcgcaaggtattggccacatatttgggctaggctaagccctaccaagtcatcctcagcatttacCGAAAGTTATTGTTTATTGATGAATTAgtaattgattggctatcgcaaggtattggccacatatttgggctagcctaacactaccaagtcatccccagcattttccggattagctattgattggctatctattagTTATCGATGACTATGCTTAAGTGGTCCCAACCAgacttagctagacttagccaggctcagctttgctagtccacagggttatgtgccattgcgcttggaccctttctgcactaccgccaggatcggcccacatttttagattcagcagacacattacgcccgatTTAAAAAGCTCCACTGTTAAGACTGTTTCGGGGCCCCTTTGAAGTTCAAATGGCCGTTGTATATGCACCACTGGAATAATTGGGACGACCAGTGACACCACGAGTATTTTATTCTGGGAGTGTTATAGAACGTCACcaacattaaaggggccctgaaccactttttattgaagtggagaaaggcattttaAGTGAAAATAGgccatttcagaaatactttgccgcaaaaagtgcttaaatgtgttcagcagaagcagagttattgccAATCAAACATGGCCTCTGCTGTGCTCCGTTCCTTCttgaatgccttgcactgcgaaggctacggcggagtgggccGTGGTCACAACGCTGTGCCTTCTatatgtcaccgtggcgcgctgTTCATATTTCATTTTGGATGCTAACGTAGACGCCAGGACTTCCGACTTTGGTGCCTACGACTCGCTAAACGTAAaccaaatgcggttgtcctcagcgagccgcagtgtgtTTAGCAAGTGGGCTcctggcggcaccccgcggcggccgctgtatctacgctgcgtagcggaccgcagctaccaatagcagccgcgtatgggaatccgctttattacgaaaaagaagtcgcagtaaaaagcgaagcatcaattgcgatagcaaattaatagatagctatacggagtaacgatagtagttgaattaacaagcatagtgtcagtgcgcacaagcaaacatgaatagttcACACTCGATGTCCGCAGACaaacgccggcgtgagcaagcgcggcagcagcagcgagcgaagttttgtgcggtctaccgcttcaacggaaactgagcggcgaaagcacagcacatacgaaggtatgcgctgtgctcccctctataatgccttggCGCTTGAAGGTAT encodes the following:
- the LOC119431134 gene encoding vacuolar protein sorting-associated protein 28 homolog, with translation MASFAALMSQTNNQEHRPELYEEVRLQRTSREREKYDNMADLYAVINTLQCLEKAYIKDCVTPKEYTAACSKLLVQYKAAFRQVQGPEFSTVEAFMAAFRLDCPAAMERIREDRPITIKDDKGNTSKCIADIVSLFITIIDKLRLEIKSMDELQPDLRELSETMSRLSLIPASFEGKAKVDEWLQTMSSMAASDELNESQVRQLIFDLESSYNAFNRILHNST